The sequence cgcaaagttatctattttttatttaaacaaatgttaataacttttgaaagttcaactacaaacgaaacaactagaaacgagtctgaaaaagacagcgcaagcggattcgcgatatcttaacaaatagcaaagttatctattttttatttaaacaaatgttaataacttttgaaagttcaactacaaacgaaacaactagaaacgagtctgaaaaagacagcgcagaCAGATTCGTGATATCTTAAAtagcaaagttagctattttttatttaaattaatgttaataacttttgaaagttcaactacaaacgaaacaactagaaacgattctgaaaaagacagcgcaagcggattcgcgatatcttaagaaatggcaaagttagctatttttatttaaacaaatgttaattaataccttttgaacagttcaactacaaacaaaacgaaactacaaacgattgtcaaaaagtcagcgcaagcagattcgcgatatctcaatacTCAACGTATCAGACGCAGTGTGAATTCTCCATAACGCGCTtatgtgaacgcaccttgacggacaaactcgctttgcttgtgtgcgtgcgagcgtacgtacgtgagtctgaacaaGAATCTGGACTggagaagaaaaacgaaacgtcacaattctagcatacgattacgatatctcaggatagactgcaccaatcgCGTTCGGAGTGGTCtcgatcgaaagcttgcatccataaTATGCtattaaagtgccgttagatttttacaTAAGGCTTTaatttctgagatattttaatcgaaagtttgtgTAACgcgaaattccggataagctatacggtagcgcgcgacgtctatgcagtggctctcaacgctcggaaccttgttctttacgtacttggcgtcgcgacgctaccgcgtcgcttgactATTAAGCAACAGTAATTTATTACTGGCCAATTTCATTATTGCAGTCAgtattaactttttataagggtaatcatatataatcatattaatcattatacattatacgAAAATCTGTGCTCCCTGCTTAAGATAACCTCAAAGTAGCTTATGGTTAATCCTATCCTTCATGTGCTGTTTTTGAAAGCTAGTATCGTTTATTCGATATGCGCGTGAAGGagttaaagaataattaattttatcttcgattcgtataaaaataatactttattcGTGCCACTTTCTCAACACACTTAACTATCACGTGTTCACCTTTACAAGTTGGCTTCACCACTACGAATTCAAGATGGCCCACAGGACACTTAATATCGCGCATGAGCAGCTGGGGAACGACGGAGAATGCAGAATGCATTCAGCGAACCCTACagctttgaataaaaatatgagtAATAATCATGTGATTAAAGTTCATTTTCATATTTGACaaatcgatttatttctgTGTTCGCTAATCACTACTATAATTGTTACGAGCAGTATCtttaaatgtttctgcaataatacattaaatggTTCTGCAATATTTCTACAATCTTGCACCGTAATATGTATTTCAATGCCTACTGTCTATAATGTTGCAGTGATATTGCAGCGCAATCTGCAATATTGCAACGTTCCTGCAATGTAACTGCAAGTTTCTGCGCTGTATGGGTcgtttatatataacatttatatttaaacttgtatgagtataatattaattaaaagttatatatattcaaaacaaaatattgtataaaaacgcatatttatgcattctagaataaaaaactaaattaatttaaattatatataatattatattataatattgcaatgcattgtaagatatttattttaatacatttacacacgacacacacacgcatacacgtgcGCGTGCGTTTACTTAATTTTTAggtaaatatgcataaaaggTTACACCTCACCGGTTCTATTGCCACTTCGATATTTCGTAACGGGTATTTTGTTCTGAGTATTTCCCCGTAAGAATCAATTAAGTATGGGACGGCATTAGTTTAGgagatataacaaattaaagtttaataaaatttaataatagatattaattttgataaataagaCAGTTTTCTGataccatatatatatacttcaAAAGGAAACattgtaatatacagggtgtttcataATACTTTCCCGTCATCACTAATGTGATGGAGAGGATGAGGCCAGAAAGCGTGCAACGATTCGTGAGACCATTTCCACTCCATCTCCACCGCATGCTACaaagcacgctttctggcaCCGCCTCACTATACCGTAACCAACCACGAGCGCGCGGCCCTCCTACCGACGGCCTCGCTGCACGAGCGCTCTCATTCGGTTACTTTAATCgtttaataactcggttattattgcgaaaatcgcaaaatggtacaggacttttcaaCTCAGCTAAGTCCAAACTATACGCCATTAACGGGAAGGTAAGGAGTTACGAGACACCTTGCATATTCTGCTTCGCGCGTTCTAAACGTCGGTGCATTGTAATGACACGTGCCAGAAAGCGCGTCCTGATTTGTTCGGTCTGCTTTGCTCTGATTGATCAGCtggtcaattaaaaatatcatgatCGGCTGAAACCCTCTATCTCTTCTCCCACCAAGTGAAGAAATAGAGGGAAATATGAGTATATAATGACGCAAACCAAGGAAGCTCAGTCCTGATGATGCGGATTACAATGTCGATCTGTGAAACTTGGCATAAAGTTGTCAAGGAACGTGATATCGATCCGCGAGCCATCACTACTGACGAAATTAATAGCCGTGAAAGCCTCAAAGtcagtatatattatatgtttactttttattttatttattttattttatttattttactctaTATGTTTACTTTTTAAGTATATATGGTATCagaaaactattttatttattagacaatctgtatatataataaagcgTGGTcagtataatttatgaaaaaattaattttataacaaaattttaaaatacatgGATACTATGTCTATACTGTACATAGATACTATAGACACTAATCTATCCAATTAGAGTTAAAGTGCCATCCTCCACTTAATCCTTACAGGAACATGCCCGCTATAACAACTGTCAATAGAATTGGTGAAGTGTGCCTCTTGgcatatcattttttatatcaaataatcgattcagcaaataaataaatatattttattattatttattttaccttCTTATTGTTTAGATACGACATGCAATATCCAAAAGGCCGGAATTGGCTTCTTGCAAAGAATGTGCCATGGTCGAATTCACAGACTCAATTTCGGCACGAATTGCTACACAAATGGCTCTAGACAATGCCAAAATATTTGAGTTACATAAGTTGGCAgataagaagaagaaaaatcaaTCTACAAGGAAAAACACGATctataaagaaaagttaaataaaataatgagagAAGATCGTAACAATTCACTCAGTTATCCTAGCGAATCTGATCTTGAAGACAGCAGAATGAGGCATAAGAAAAACATTCAGGGATATCCAATATATCACATCCATACGGATTATCCTATTCAAGGTACTGTCTAAGCATAAGTTtcatgcgtgcgcgcgcgcgtgtgtaggTGGGGGAGGGGTGGAGGGGTGAGTATTTTTTCAGAAGAAGGTTTCACTTTTGTCGTGTCGTGGGGGCTGCTAAGCACGCTTTAAATGAACACACTGTGGGTATACTGAATAACTggatgtatatattttagtaTACAAACTTGCTTAGTAAATATCTTTGACTCTTGCGTCTATCGCTCGTGTCCGTGCTCTGCCGCGCGCCTCGCCTGCGCACATGCGCATCGCCTTCCTCGTAGTATCGCGCAGCAATACACTACAACTTTACTCCGTATAGACAcatacaaaaaaatacgtgtctctatttttatgtacattacaatatatttcaagTTCAACAAAATCGGAGAGGGATACTTCCATGGATTTCATTGTTCCATATAATTTACtcttcaaattattattatccgtACTTTTGAGTCATCCTATATAGATAGCAAATTATATTCTGTAACGTTAACGTTACTTTTACGATTTATTGAacgttttttgttaataactttgtaataaaccATCAGCTAAAATCTTTTGGAAGTTGCttagaattataaattctcttttaatcCTTTCGTGCCTGGTGGCACATATATGTACCAGTCTTTCAAGAATTCATATCTTCCACAAAAATAAAGATAGTGATTTTTTTCTGGGCTTATCTTAAAGATGAAGGATAGGACGctttaaaaaatcgacatCTTTATGACTTTCACCATTTGATCTCCATACCTCATCAAAAAGTGTtaaaatggagaaaaatacatatatcttgcacaaaaatgaagaaagcGGGTTCTTTCTAGGCTCATTTTGAAGATAATGAGGgctatatgaaaaaaatcgatACTTAATT comes from Ooceraea biroi isolate clonal line C1 chromosome 8, Obir_v5.4, whole genome shotgun sequence and encodes:
- the LOC105280639 gene encoding uncharacterized protein LOC105280639; translated protein: MVEFTDSISARIATQMALDNAKIFELHKLADKKKKNQSTRKNTIYKEKLNKIMREDRNNSLSYPSESDLEDSRMRHKKNIQGYPIYHIHTDYPIQVSPSTPDTWLSRRLSSCSISSSENTFMFRRLSSGSSSNSESSRRYSTCSSDSEAGFFHPGSSMEHEESCYITSRRESIDYGSF